A single genomic interval of Corylus avellana chromosome ca10, CavTom2PMs-1.0 harbors:
- the LOC132163909 gene encoding tetraspanin-3-like encodes MRSSNHLIGVLNFLTFLMSIPILGGGIWLSTRANNTDCLKFLQWPLIIIGVAIMVVSLAGFAGACYRNTFLLWVYLFVMFFVIAALIGFIIFAYAVTDKGSGRSGLNRGYLDYYLQDYSGWLEKRVADDSYWAKISSCIRDSKACSKMGRTVGGMPESADVFYHRKLNPIESGCCKPPTECGYSYINETTWSGQAATSNTDCAKWNNDQQQLCYSCDSCKAGVLASLKKSWRKVSVINIVVLIILVIAYVVACAAFRNNRRIDNDEPYGETRMTKSQPSMIQF; translated from the exons ATGAGATCTAGCAACCACTTGATTGGAGTACTAAACTTCTTGACCTTCCTCATGTCAATCCCAATCCTAGGTGGCGGCATATGGCTGAGCACCAGGGCAAACAACACCGACTGCCTCAAGTTCCTGCAGTGGCCGTTGATTATCATCGGCGTCGCCATCATGGTCGTGTCCCTGGCAGGATTCGCCGGCGCGTGTTACCGGAACACTTTTCTGTTGTGGGTGTACCTATTCGTCATGTTCTTCGTCATCGCCGCGCTCATAGGGTTCATAATCTTTGCCTATGCGGTCACCGACAAAGGGTCTGGACGGTCGGGGCTGAACCGGGGGTACTTGGACTATTATCTGCAGGACTACTCCGGCTGGCTGGAGAAGCGCGTAGCGGATGATAGCTACTGGGCCAAGATCAGCTCTTGTATAAGGGACTCTAAGGCTTGCAGCAAGATGGGGAGGACTGTCGGCGGTATGCCGGAATCTGCTGACGTGTTTTATCATCGAAAGCTCAACCCTATTGAG TCTGGTTGCTGTAAGCCCCCCACAGAGTGTGGCTATTCCTATATAAATGAGACGACATGGTCCGGACAAGCTGCGACGAGCAACACTGACTGCGCCAAGTGGAACAATGATCAACAGCAGCTTTGCTACTCCTGCGACTCCTGCAAAGCCGGTGTCCTGGCCAGCCTCAAGAAGAGTTGGAGGAAGGTCTCTGTGATTAACATCGTTGTTTTGATCATCCTGGTAATCGCTTATGTTGTTGCCTGTGCGGCGTTTAGAAATAATCGCCGGATCGATAACGACGAGCCCTACGGCGAGACGAGGATGACAAAGTCACAACCTAGTATGATCCAGTTTTAA